Part of the Halorussus sp. MSC15.2 genome, GGTCGTCGGTCCACTGGATGGGGTCCTCCGGATAGTCCACCTCGCGGAGACTGGCGGCCACGTCGGCCTCCGTCGCGCCGAACCCGGTCAGCATGTCGGCCAGCGCGTCGTCGATGTCGAAGTCGGGCGAACGCGACTTGCGCTCGACGCTCTCCCAGTTGCGCTCGACGATGCTGGCGAGCCACTGGTCCATCTCCTCCTCGATGAAGTCCACCTCCTCGACGGGGTCGTAGCTCCCGACCTCGACGGGTTCGCCCTCCTCGTTCGTCCCGCCGGAGGCGTCCACGACGTTGACGATGGCGTCGGCATTGGTCAACTCGTCGAGGAACTGGTTGCCGAGACCGCGGCCCTCGTGCGCGCCCGGGACGAGTCCGGCCACGTCGAGGAGTTCGATGGGGACGTAGCGTTTCCCGTCGTGACAGTGTTCGTCGCCGCAGCGCTCGTCTCGTTCGAGGCAGGGGCACTCCGTCCGGACGTGGCTGACGCCGCGGTTGGCGTCGATGGTCGTGAACGGGTAGTTGGCCACGTCCACGTCGGCCATCGTCGCGGCCTTGTAGAAGGTGGACTTGCCCGCGTTGGGCTTGCCCGCCAAGGCGATGGAAATCATGCCAGAGACTACCGGCGTGTCGGGGATTTGCCTTTCGGTTCCGCGGATTCGTCGGCGAAAGCGGGGCGCGGAATCGACGTCGAAGCGACGCGGAGTCTCGAAGCGCGGGTTGGCCACAAGACGCTACACGAGTCCCGTCGTACCGCCTGTGGCCATGACCGCAGTGAAAATCGTCAAGATAACCGGTTCGGCGGAGGAATCGTGGCAGGCCGCCGCCGAGGAGGCGTTCCGAGAAGCGAGCAAGACTATCGACGACATCTCCGGCGTCGAAGTCGAGGACTGGACCGCGGACGTCGAGGACGGCGAGATTTCGGAGTACCGCGCGACCGTCGAGGTGGCGTTCCCGGTCCACGACCAACAGCGCCAGCAGAATCAGTAACTGGACTCGTCTTTTCGGTGGAATCCCGACTCCCGCCCGGACGAGTCCGGACTGGAACCCGTCTGATACGGATTACTCGAACTATCCCGGGAGTGCAGAGGTCCCGGTTAGCCGCTCGTCGTCTGGTTGTCGGCGGTCGTAGTCGCCTCTTCTTCGGCCATCGTGGTCGTCTCCTCGGCCTCTGACTCCGTCGCGGTCTCTTCGGCCTCAGTGGTCTCGGTCGCTGCACCCCCACTAATCATCTCCTCGGGGGTGTAGACGTAGAGGCAGTCGTTGGGGAACGACCGGCCGTACTGGTCGGCGTCCTCACAGCAGAGGACTCGCCCGTCGTCCATCACGAACACGTTGTCGATGTTCAGCAGGGCGTCGTTGGCGACGTCGGCCGGGTCGGTCGCGTCCGGGCCGACGATGACGGGTTCGAGCGTCGAGATGTTGTAGTCGTCTTCGAGTTCCGCTCGGTAGACGAGACCGCCGTCCACCCGGTCGAGGTTGACGTCGCCCGCGTCGTCTGACATCCCGTCGTTGACCTCCGAGATGCCGACGTAGACGTAGTCGCCGGGTCCTGCGCCGTCTCTGCTGTCGATGCCCTCGCTCTTGCGGAACTCGACGGTCGCGCCGATTTCCTTGGCGGCCGCACGAGTTTCGAGGAACGGGACGCGCCGGAGTTCCTCGTCGACGTTGCTCGGTCCCTTCTGCTCGTACTGGCGCGCCCACCGGACGACGTCCCGGTCCGGGATGTAGTTCTGGTTCCCCTGCTCGACGACGGTCTTGTCGGCCTCCTCCAGCGCCTTCTGGACGTCCTCCTGCCAGTCGGTGTCCGCGTGGGTTTCGAGGTAGTCCACCTGATCGACGTCGTCGTACTCGGCTATCCACGACTCGACCTCCGCGTTGGTCGCGCTCCCCATCTCCAACCACTCGACTTCGAGCGGGACTTCGGCGGGCGGGTTGTCCGCGGCGGCCTGCTGGTTGGTCACCTTCGCGGCGTAGAGGGTCCCAGAGAGCTTCATCGGGTCGTCGTAACTCGGAATCGGCTGGTCGGCCACGAACTTGTACAGCCCCTTGTTGTCGCCGTCCGAGGTGAGATACACCGTCTTCTCGTCGCCCTGCACGTCGGGACACTCCCACGCCGCCCGTCCCATCACGTGGTACTTCACGGGCTGGGGCGTCTCGGCGGTGGGCTGCCGGAAATCGACGATGTGACCGTATCGGTACGGGTTCGGGTACGGGCTTCCGACGGGCTGCAGGCTCGTCTCCGGGTCCACGTCGGCCGCCAGTTCCTCGTTCTCGTCGGCGGCGTCGGCACCGAGGTAGTACGCCTGTATCTCCAGACCCGCCAGCGCCCAGTACCCCTGGACGAACCACGCGTCGTCCCCGTAGTACTTCTCGACGGCCTCCTGAATGTCGCTGGGGTTCGGCCGGTTGTAGAACTGGGCCGCGCCCCGGTGGTCCGGTCCCTCCGAGTCGCCGACGACGTCGCTCACGTTGGTCGTCAGTGCGACCCGCGGGTGGGCGTAGTCCTCCTCGGCCGAGAGGTACGTTCCCCACGGGCTGAGGTCGCCGTAGCAGTTGATTCGGGTCCCGCCGATGCTCCGCAGCGCCTCGGTGTTGGCGAGGTTGACCGCGTTCTCGAGGTTGGCCTCCCACCGTCCCTGCCCCTTCCGACTGACGGGGATGCGGGTCACGTTGCCCGGACTCTCCTCCCAGTTGGTGAAGAGGTAGCCCCGCGTCTCGGCCTCGTTTGTCGGCACCAGTCGGTTACAGTCCGGGTTGTACCCGAAGTTGCCGTACCGAGCGCCGGGGTACTCCTCGACTGCGAGGTCGTCGGGCGTGACCGGCATCCCGAGCGTCCCGTTGCCGCCGATGTTGTCACCCTCCTGCGCCAGCAGTTCGTAGGTACCTCCGGCGACGCGGACCTCGCCCTGAGCCTCCTTCGAGGTGGGGACGCCGAGTACGTCGAACTCGCTGCCCTCGCTGAAGTTGTACCCCCGCACGTACCCGATACCGGCCTTGTTGAACGGTGCCGGGTTCTTCCGACTCGGATGCTGCAGACTGAAGAACAGCGTCCCGTTCGCGCTGACCTCGGGCCCGGTCACCTCCGCCCCCAGCGCCGTCGTCGCGAATCGTTTTATCTCCCCCTTCACGTGCGGTGCCTTCGGCGTGTCCGCGTCCTCGTCCTGAGCGACTCCGGACGCGGCGGACACGCTGGCACCTAGCGTCGCTGCGACCGACGTGGCCATCAGCTTTCGTCGAGTGAACTCGACCATGCGAACTCAACTCTCGACCTGCCATTGAAAATAATTTTCTAGTAGCAACCAATACGTCTCCGGAGAAAATGAACCGTCACGCCGCGTCGGTAGCGACTCCCGACTCCCGTTTCGTCCGGTTCCGGACCTCGTCGCCGATGTGGAATGGATGTCCCGTTGATGTGTTTGCGGGCTGCGAGCTACCGGTCACTCGTCGTCGCGAGAACGACGGCGACGCCGGACGTCACTCCAAGTCGCGCTCCGCGACGCCCTCGCGTATCTCCTCGGCCCGGTCGCGGACCCACGAGACGTATCGGTCTATCTTCGTCGGTTTGACGCCGTAGAACGACGCCATCCAGTTGTGGTCGACGCCGGGTCGCGTGAGGAAGTACGCCGCCACGGTGTCCTTCCCGGCCTGAATGACCTCCGGCGGAACGCCGCGCTCGCCGGTTCCCTCCTCCTGAAATCCGTTGGTATCGAAGTAGACGTCGGCGTAGAGTTCGGCGGTGTCCGGGTCGTCGAACTCCGCGCCGACGTGTTCCGGGGCCTCGAACCGGTATCGGGAATCGGAGTCGCCCGTTCGTTCGACCGAGACGATGCGCACGTCGAGGACGTAGTCTCTGTACACCGACCGTTCGCCGTCACTGGTGTCTGGTTGCTCTGATTCTGCCATGGTTCGGCTATCGTTCGCTTCCCGCCGCGGAGGTGACGGCCGACGACTCGCGTCGTCGGTCGGAAGCCACGTACGGTGTCCCGGGTGTTCAACGTATCGGTGGTCCGAGTAGAAGCGAGGGGAGAAACGCGACGCGAGGCTCTTCGACCGAACTGGGGAACGCGCAGTCCCCGTCCTCGTCCCGATTCGGCCGCGGACCGGTTACAGTTCCACGGCCATCATCACTTCGTCCACGTAATCGTCGTCTATCCTGTAGTGGTTCTCGCGGACCGCCTCGGTCTCCCAGCCGTGTTCCTCGAGGAAGGCGATGGCGTCGTCGTTCGCGGAGGGGACGCTCTGGTAGACCTTCTCGTACCCGTTCGACGCCGCCCACTCAAGACCGCGTTCGAGCAGGTGACTCCCGACGCCGTGGCCGCGGTAGTCGGCCAGCACGCCGACGGTCAGTTCGGCGGTGTGGGACAACTTGTCGAGTTCCGGGGCGTAGAGGTGGACCCAGCCCACGACTTCGTCTCCGACCGTGGCGACGAAGAACATCCGGGACTCTATCTCGTTGTGTCGGAGCAGGGCCTCGTCGTGGTCTATCTCGTCGGCGACGCTCTCGGCGACGATGTAACTCCCCTGCTCGGCGACTCGGCGTATCGCGCCGACGATGCCCGAGAGGTCCTCCTGTCGCGCGGGCCGGATAGTGAACTCGAAGTCGTCCACGTCGTACTCCTCGGCGGCACCCTCGTCGAACGAGGCCCGCAACTTCCCGTCGCGCTCCTCCAGATAGCCGTCGCGTTTCAGGATGGCGACGTGGTGACGGAAGCCGCCGGGGTCGATGTGGAGTCGGTCGCGGACGTCCGCGGCGTCCACTTCGCCGTGGCTCTCGACGTACTCGTAGATGCGTTTCCGGTCCTCGTGTTCGAACTCGATGGCCTCGGAAAACTCCATGGTTAATGATAACACCCTCCGAGGTAACTTAATTGTTTCTCGCGGGCCAGCAGACGCTTGGGCCAGTGTGACGTAGTGTCGATGGGGGGAGAGAATGAACTACGACGACTTCACCGGCGAAGTCCAGCACCGAATCGACACGGGTACCAAGGGAGAGACGGTGCGAGCGACTCGCGCCGTCCTGACGACGCTCGGTGAACGACTCCAAGAGGGCGAGGCGACAGACCTCGCGGGACCGCTCCCGATGGAGATAGACTACTACCTCGAATCGGCCGACCACGGTCAGCGGTTCGACTTCGACGAATTCGTCTCGCGGGTCGCCGAACGCGAGCGGATGGACCCCGACTCCGACGACGACCGGCCCGACGCCGCGTTCCACGCGAAGGCGGTCACGTCGCTCGTCGCGGACGTCGTACCCGAGAGCGAACTGGAGCAGGTCCGCGACCAACTGCCCGACGACGAGGACTGGGACGAACTGTTCGAACTCGTCGGTGCGGACGACGCCGCCTTCGAAGACGGCCGATAGCGAACCAGTAATTATCGCTCCGGAACGCCGGTCAGCAGTCGCGCGGTGTCGGCGATGTCGTAGGTATCCACGACCAGTTCGGCCACCTCGCGCACCGTGAACTCGGCGTCGATGTTCCGACCGTAACACCGGGCGTAGAGTTCGAGCCAATCGTTGGCGGCCCGTTCCAGACGGTCCATCTCCTCGACGTCGAGGGGAGCGAACTCGCCGGTCCGGGCCTCGACGTACACCGACACCGCGTCGCCGACCCCGTCGCGCAGGTAGCGCAGGGCGCGCTCCTCGTCCGGCGGGTCGGCGGGCGGGTCGAACGCCCGTCGGTCGCCGCGGGCGCGCTCGGCGAGCGCGTCGATTCGGTCGCGGTAGTCGCTCATAACTGGGGCAGAGGCACAGGAGCGGGCGCTGTCATCCGATTATCCCTCCCTGAACTCGACGCCCTTGCCGCCCCGCGGATGTTCCCAGTCGGTGTCGGCGACCACGGCGCAGGTACCGCACTCGACGCACGGTTGGGTGTCGAGACTGACGCGTTTCTCCTCGTTCCCGTTGGTTTTGACCGTCTCTTCGCGGTAGCATCCGCCGCCGAAGTCCGCCGCGCTGACCGGGCAGGCGTGCACCGCCGCTCCGCTGGCCGCCATCGAGTCGTCCCGGAGTTCGATGTGGGGGTTACCCACGTCGGTGTCGTAGGTCAGGTCGCCGATGCGCGCGGCGAGGTCCTTCGGTTCGTAGTCGGCCTCGCCGGAGACGCGCTCGCCGAGTTCCTCGGCGATGACGGTCGGAAGGGTGACGTAGGGCGTCCGGGTGTCGGGCACGACTTGGGAGAGCGTCGGCGATGAGTAGAGTTTCTCCAGCGTCCCGCCGAACAGCGAGACGGCGGTCCGGCCGACCGACGAGGTGAGTATCGA contains:
- a CDS encoding helix-turn-helix domain-containing GNAT family N-acetyltransferase; translation: MEFSEAIEFEHEDRKRIYEYVESHGEVDAADVRDRLHIDPGGFRHHVAILKRDGYLEERDGKLRASFDEGAAEEYDVDDFEFTIRPARQEDLSGIVGAIRRVAEQGSYIVAESVADEIDHDEALLRHNEIESRMFFVATVGDEVVGWVHLYAPELDKLSHTAELTVGVLADYRGHGVGSHLLERGLEWAASNGYEKVYQSVPSANDDAIAFLEEHGWETEAVRENHYRIDDDYVDEVMMAVEL
- a CDS encoding dodecin family protein yields the protein MTAVKIVKITGSAEESWQAAAEEAFREASKTIDDISGVEVEDWTADVEDGEISEYRATVEVAFPVHDQQRQQNQ
- a CDS encoding alkaline phosphatase PhoX — encoded protein: MVEFTRRKLMATSVAATLGASVSAASGVAQDEDADTPKAPHVKGEIKRFATTALGAEVTGPEVSANGTLFFSLQHPSRKNPAPFNKAGIGYVRGYNFSEGSEFDVLGVPTSKEAQGEVRVAGGTYELLAQEGDNIGGNGTLGMPVTPDDLAVEEYPGARYGNFGYNPDCNRLVPTNEAETRGYLFTNWEESPGNVTRIPVSRKGQGRWEANLENAVNLANTEALRSIGGTRINCYGDLSPWGTYLSAEEDYAHPRVALTTNVSDVVGDSEGPDHRGAAQFYNRPNPSDIQEAVEKYYGDDAWFVQGYWALAGLEIQAYYLGADAADENEELAADVDPETSLQPVGSPYPNPYRYGHIVDFRQPTAETPQPVKYHVMGRAAWECPDVQGDEKTVYLTSDGDNKGLYKFVADQPIPSYDDPMKLSGTLYAAKVTNQQAAADNPPAEVPLEVEWLEMGSATNAEVESWIAEYDDVDQVDYLETHADTDWQEDVQKALEEADKTVVEQGNQNYIPDRDVVRWARQYEQKGPSNVDEELRRVPFLETRAAAKEIGATVEFRKSEGIDSRDGAGPGDYVYVGISEVNDGMSDDAGDVNLDRVDGGLVYRAELEDDYNISTLEPVIVGPDATDPADVANDALLNIDNVFVMDDGRVLCCEDADQYGRSFPNDCLYVYTPEEMISGGAATETTEAEETATESEAEETTTMAEEEATTTADNQTTSG
- a CDS encoding redox-regulated ATPase YchF, whose amino-acid sequence is MISIALAGKPNAGKSTFYKAATMADVDVANYPFTTIDANRGVSHVRTECPCLERDERCGDEHCHDGKRYVPIELLDVAGLVPGAHEGRGLGNQFLDELTNADAIVNVVDASGGTNEEGEPVEVGSYDPVEEVDFIEEEMDQWLASIVERNWESVERKSRSPDFDIDDALADMLTGFGATEADVAASLREVDYPEDPIQWTDDHREALARDVRARTKPIILVANKADVAPPENIERLKETGKPVIPATAEGELALRQAEKAGAIDYDPGDDDFEIVGDLSDDQQAGLEKIREVMHEWGGTGVQESLNYAVYDLLDRITAYPVQNETKWTDAKGNVLPDAFLLRRGSTPKDLAYAVHSDIGDGYLHAVNGKTNREISDDYELEEGDVVKIVSTAK
- a CDS encoding DUF2267 domain-containing protein, yielding MNYDDFTGEVQHRIDTGTKGETVRATRAVLTTLGERLQEGEATDLAGPLPMEIDYYLESADHGQRFDFDEFVSRVAERERMDPDSDDDRPDAAFHAKAVTSLVADVVPESELEQVRDQLPDDEDWDELFELVGADDAAFEDGR